From the genome of Agromyces badenianii:
GGCCGGCTTCGACGTGCGGGTGCCCGACGAGATCAACGAGGGCGAGGGCGATTTCCTGCTCGTCGGCGACGTCATCCTCGCGGGCACGGGATTCCGCAGCGACTCGCGCTCGCACGACGAGCTCGCTCGCATCTTCGGCCGCGAGGTGGTGACCCTGCGGCTCGTCGACCCGAGCTTCTACCACCTCGACACGGCGGTCGCGGTGCTCGATGCCACCCCCGGCCGGGAACACATCGCCTACCTGCCGAGCGCGTTCGACGCGGCATCCGTCGCGGTGCTGCAGGAGCGCTTCCCCGACGCCGTCATCGTCACCGAGGCGGATGCCGCGGTGCTCGGCCTCAACTCCTTCAGCGACGGCTTCAACGTGGTGATCGCCTCGCGGGCGACCGACTTCGAGCGCCAGCTTCGCGAGCACGGATACCACCCGATCGGCGTCGACCTCTCCGAGCTGCTGCTCGGCGGTGGCGGCGTCAAATGCGCCACCCTGGAGCTGCGCCGATGACCCTGAATCGACACGACGTGGCGACCGATCTCACGAACGACGCGATCGCGCTCGAAGAGGAGCACGCCGCGCACACCTACCACCCGCTGCCCGTGGTCGTCGCCTCGGGAGACGGCGCGTGGGTGACGGATGTCGAGGGGCGTCGCTACCTCGACTGCCTCGCCGCGTACTCGGCGGTGAACTTCGGGCACGGCAACCCGCGACTCGTCGAGGCCGCGCGCGAGCAGCTCGGGCGCATCACCCTCACGAGCCGCGCGTTCCACAACGACCGGCTCGCCCCGTTCGTCACGGAGCTCGCAGCGCTCTGCGGCAAGCACATGGTGCTGCCGATGAACACCGGTGCCGAGGCGGTCGAGTCGGCCGTCAAGGTGGCGCGCGCCTGGGGCTACCGGGTGAAGGGCGTCGAAGCGGATGCCGCGAACATCGTCGTCATGGCCGGGAACTTCCACGGCCGCACGACGACGATCATCTCGTTCAGCGACGACCCCGATGCCCGCGACGACTTCGGGCCGTACACGCCGGGATTCCGCTCGGTGCCCTACGGCGACGCCGCCGCGCTCGAGGCCGCGATCGACGAGAACACCGTGGCGGTGCTCGTCGAGCCGATCCAGGGCGAGGCGGGCGTCCTCGTGCCGCCGGCCGACTACCTGCCGTCGGTGCGGGCGATCTGCACGGCGCGAAACGTGCTCATGATCGCCGACGAGATCCAGTCGGGGCTCGGCCGCGTCGGGGCGACGTTCGCGTGCGACCTCGTCGGCGTCGTGCCCGACCTGTACCTCCTCGGCAAGGCGCTCGGCGGCGGCATCGTGCCGGTCTCCGCGGTCGTCGGCGACCGCGAGGTGCTCGGTGTGCTGCGGCCGGGGGAGCACGGTTCGACGTTCGGCGGCAATCCGCTCGCGGCATCCGTGGGCCTCGAAGTGGTGCGCATGCTCGCGACCGGCGAACCGCAGGAACGCGCCCGAGTGCTCGGCGCCCACCTGCACGAGCGGCTGCGCGCGCTGCTCGGTCACGGGGTCGTGGCGGTGCGCGGTGCGGGCCTCTGGGCCGGCATCGACATCGACCCCGCGCTCGCGACCGGCCGGCAGGCGTGCGAGGCGCTCATGCGACGCGGCGTGCTCGCGAAGGACACGCACGGGTCGACGATCCGGCTGGCACCGCCGATCGTGATCGAGCAGGCGGATCTCGATTGGGCCGTCGACCAGCTCGCCGCCGTGCTCGCCGAGTTCTCGATCAGCGACCGGTGATCGTGATCGCCCCGTTCGAGGTGGCGAGGTCGAGCACGTACTCGCCGTCGGAGTCCTCGTCGATGCCGACATCGACCGGGCCGTTCGAGGTGTCGGTCTTCACCCGGTAGCCGGAGCCGTCGGTCGGC
Proteins encoded in this window:
- the ddaH gene encoding dimethylargininase, with amino-acid sequence MSTVIETDTQPGEQPGEQPGEQHAARPERRPTARTVLMCRPEHFTVVYRINPWMNPAAPTDTGLALAQWQVLHDTYVALGYEVLLIDPVAGLPDMVYAANGGFVVDGIAYGAKFAHAERQPEGPAYMQWFREAGFDVRVPDEINEGEGDFLLVGDVILAGTGFRSDSRSHDELARIFGREVVTLRLVDPSFYHLDTAVAVLDATPGREHIAYLPSAFDAASVAVLQERFPDAVIVTEADAAVLGLNSFSDGFNVVIASRATDFERQLREHGYHPIGVDLSELLLGGGGVKCATLELRR
- the rocD gene encoding ornithine--oxo-acid transaminase, producing MTLNRHDVATDLTNDAIALEEEHAAHTYHPLPVVVASGDGAWVTDVEGRRYLDCLAAYSAVNFGHGNPRLVEAAREQLGRITLTSRAFHNDRLAPFVTELAALCGKHMVLPMNTGAEAVESAVKVARAWGYRVKGVEADAANIVVMAGNFHGRTTTIISFSDDPDARDDFGPYTPGFRSVPYGDAAALEAAIDENTVAVLVEPIQGEAGVLVPPADYLPSVRAICTARNVLMIADEIQSGLGRVGATFACDLVGVVPDLYLLGKALGGGIVPVSAVVGDREVLGVLRPGEHGSTFGGNPLAASVGLEVVRMLATGEPQERARVLGAHLHERLRALLGHGVVAVRGAGLWAGIDIDPALATGRQACEALMRRGVLAKDTHGSTIRLAPPIVIEQADLDWAVDQLAAVLAEFSISDR